Part of the Methylophaga nitratireducenticrescens genome is shown below.
AAATTTGTACCGGTAAGTTCAATATTCAGATCGTCGTTTAACTGATAGCTGGCATAAGCATCAAATAATAGAATCGTGTCCCAGGACAATGGCGTATTGGCGAAATAGGTAATTTCGCTGGGATCACGATAATTACTATCGAATTTATCTTCGTGTTTGTAGTAGTAGGTCACTCGACTGCCCACCTCCAGTTTACGTTTGAGGAAACGCCCGCCTAATGTCCAACTGGCGGTGTATTCAGGCATGGCCATACTGACGAGATAACCACCCACAAAACCGTCATCAACACAATCACTTGTAGAGAGGTAATCCAGCATCACAGCGGAGTGCTCATCGCAAACCTCATTTCTAAAGTTATAAGCCAGACTGAGGTTGGTAAAAAACCGTCCTGTGTCATATCGCCCCTGAAATTCGACGCCCTCAATCGTTTGTTTTTCCAGATTGCTGAAGTTCATATTAGGATCACGTTCAATGACATTTTCGGTGCGATTGTAGAAATAACTGAGTTTTAGATCGGCGTACTCAGCAGCAACCCATCGGGTCAGGTTTTGCACATAACCCAACTCATAGCTATAAATATGCTCGGGTTTCAGTTGAAAATCTGGACTGGGTAGTGATGCTGAAAAACTGATGGTATTTTCAAATAGACTTGGAAAACGATATGCCTGACTATGGCGGGCATAAACACGGCTATCATTTGGCAAGTCAAGCGCTGCAGAAAAAATGGGAGCCCAACCATCCCCTTTAAGATGTTTGACTTTTTGTACAGTCTGCACATCACCTGTTTGCCGTATACCATTATGGCAAGCTGTTATCTCTACCTCTGCATTTAGGCAGGGGTGATTTTCTCGGCTATATTTTCCATTACTGTTTTTTTCCCAAACAGCACTTTCAGACATTGTGGTAGTGCTACCAACTTTGTCCAATTCGGCTTGAATCAGCGCATCAACATCAGCGCCGAACATTTCATAAAAGGCGCGATTGGCTTCAAAATTATCTATAGCGGGCTGAACATCATCCTGAGTGAGAGTGTAGTCATAATCATAATGAATCGTTTGTCCAGTAATTGGAGTATATCTAGTGAAATTGGTATCACCTGCATCCAGCCTACTTTTACGGAAATCATCAAAGGTCCAAAATGACGAATAGCGCATACCCGCATCAATGTTGATAACGCTGGTAGGCTTCCAAGCAAAGTTAAAATTAAAGTCTTTTTCCTGCCGACGGCCTTCTTTAGGAACCATACGGAAAAATCGTTGTAAATTCGGATCGTCATAGTCATCATCGCTACGCAATTGTTCATGCTGATAGCGTCCACCCAGTGTCAAGTCGAGGTTATTCGAAAGTGAGAAAGTATTGCTTAATGTCAGACCATTGCGTTTCTCTATTGCATTTCGCAATCCGGTATTAATGAGCCGATGGTCACCAGAGGTTTCTCTATCATAAGGTTCATTAGGGTAACCACCAGCGGTATAAGTGTTGCTTACTGTGTCGGTTCTCCAGACACTGGCATACAGGTCGACCCATTGGTTATTTTCAGGATTGAATTGATATTCGACGTTATAAGCTTTGCTATCGACCGTGCTTAACGGCCACTGTGGCACGCCGTCATCAACAGCTTTGTCCCAAAGAATACGTGAAGGAAAAATTTCGCCGTATGTAGTATCAGTTTCACGATAACCAAATTTTAGATTGTGATTATCACTGAACTTAACTGTTGCCTTAGCTAGCCAGGACTCCATTTCACTGGAGGTGTTAGGTAGTTCATCACCTGGCTTATAGACATTGGCTAAATTAGGGACAAGGTTTTCTTGAATATTTTCTGAGCCCTGTGAGTAAAAACCATCTTCATGTTTACCAGAAAAATGATTGCCTTTTTTACGGTAAGCATAAGCCCCCATCAGATCGAAAAAATCCTGGCGTGTGCTTATAGCAAGCCGATAAGCGTAATCATCCCAATAACTTTGGCCACCACTATGAGGCTCAACTAATAATGTCGGATCGTAGATATCGCCAGAAGCTGTAAATCCCGGTATGTCGGTATAAGGAGTTCCAGTTGATAAACGAGGAACATCTGCAGTAACGGCGTTGTTACTTCCCTCAACTTTAAGTTCACCACCAAACACTTCGCCAGGTTTTAGAACATCATCAACTGTCAACGTAGAGGCTACAACTGCCCCACCTATTCCACTGTGAACATCTCGTTCCAGATTAGGTCCTTTTAAAACCTGAACACTACCAATCAAATTTGGATCAATATAGCTACGATTATTTGCACCGTTATAACCACGCCATATAGTGATGGCCTGTTCTGTTCCGTCAATGGTGACTGGCACACGGCCTGGTCCTTGTATGCCACGAATATTGGGGTCAAGTCCTCCACTGTTACGTGCGTCTGAACTGTAAACATTGAGCATGCCACTCAGCATGTCTGCTGGAGAGGAACCTTTAAATCGTTCAAGCTCCTTTTTACCTGCAAAAGTGTTTGAAATATTTTTGTCGAATACATCGTTATAACCTTGCTCATCACGTGTAAACGCAAAGCTTTTACCCGTCACATCAATTGCATCAAGTTGCACGGATCCAGCGAGATTATTGTCTTGATAAATATCATCGGGTGAGCCAATACGGTAAGCCCCATCGGCTTGCTGGATAGCAGTCAATCCTGTGCCTTGAAGCAATGTGCGTAACCCCTCCAACGCACTGTATTGGCCATTCAAACCATGACTGGTTTGTCCTTGTATCAAGGAGCCATCGAGATAGAGTTCTAACCCGGCTTCCAAGCCAAAATGATTTAACACCTGATCCAGATTTCCTGCTGGAATGTTGAACTGCTGAACCTCGGACAAAACCGTTTCAGCAACAACAGGCAATGCATAGAATGGCACTATGCCTGCCAAGGACAGGCTAATTACGATGGGTTTTAGTCGTGAAAACGGTCGCGACGACATACGGATTCCTTACATTTCTCATCAAGTTGTAATCTGTATACCGAATGAGAACGTTAAACCCGTAAGAAAAAGCTAAATGATTTGTATTTACATATAGGAATGTAAAGTGAAGGGTATGGGGTTCGCTGTTTGAAAATCAAATTAAACCGGAAGTATGTTAACCCAATAGGAAGTATACGTTTGCAATCTGACGGGAAGAACCTCTGTTAATTGTTTGAGAATACGGTCAGTGTCATACAAGGAAAACACACCAGTGACGGTCAATGAAGTCAGTTCAGGGCTGGCCCGCAGTACCCCTGGGCGATAACGAGATAATTCTTCAACAAATTTGTTTAATGGCATATTGGCAACAGCCAGTTTGTGAGCAGTCCAAGCTATATCAGAGGCATCTGCTGCAAAGTCTTTTATAAAACCAAACCGATTAAAGTCAGCCCCCAACCCCGAGTCAATAACATTCGTGCTGCTAGATTGCGCTGGTTGGATCTGTACCCTTCCCTGGTATACGGCCAATTGAACTTGTTCACTCATAACTCTGACGGTAAAACGCGTTCCTAATGGACGTAGCACTCCCTCTCGTGAAACTACAGTCAAAGGCAAAGGATTTGGAGAAGTTTCAATATAAACCTCTCCCTCATGCAATAGAATTTCACGTTTGTTCTGGTCATAATTAATATCCAGCCGTGTAGTGGTATTTAGGAACAGTCGCGTTCCATCTGCCAAAGCTAAATTCTGTATTTCACCAGTATGGGTGGCGTAGTCCGTAGAATTAATAGCCATTGAAGTGAAATAACCGGTGCCAAGCACGCCGAGACCAATGCCAAGACCTCCATAGGAAATGAACTGGCGGCGCGAAACTGATTTATGTTGCCTTAATAATTTGCTGCCAACTTCTGGATCTGGCACAACTTGAAAACGTTGTTGTAACTGCTGTACTTTCAGCCAAGCCTGTTCATTTTCTGTTGCTGCAGCACGCCATTCCTGACAGGCTAAATGATCTTTTTCTGTTGCGTCATCAGCCCATAACCGTGCCATCCATTCACAGGCTTGTTTAATGGATTGTTTCGACGTTGGTTGCTCGCCCAAGTTTTTTTCAAACATTATTTATTTCTCGGTTTTGCTAAATACCTTGTGGCATTTTCGCTAAACCCGCCAACAAAAACAAATAATTATCATTTAGATTTGTCAGCCAGCTCACTGGTTCCGTTGAATGACTCTTCAATAAAACAGTTAAATCTGGTGTCTTATAAGCTTTCGATAATAAATTACAGCCACAAAAAAAAGGGGCGATAAACGCCCCTTTCTCAATCGAACTTTTAGTAACTGCTTATTTTTTCGCAGCAGCTTCGCGCTCTTTAACTTCTTTAATAACTTCTTCTGCCACATTTCGTGGGCATGGCAGGTAGTGCAGGAACTCCATTGAGAACTGACCTCGACCGGATGTCATGGTACGCAGAGTACCGATGTAACCGAACATTTCGCTCAGTGGGACTTCAGCTTTGATACGCACGCCTGTTGCGCCCGCATCCTGCGATTTGATCATGCCACGACGACGGTTCAAGTCACCGATAACATCACCGACGTTATCATCCGGGCAGAACACGTCTACTTTCATGATAGGTTCCAGCAATTGTGGACCGGCTTTCGGAATGGTTTGACGGAAAGCGCCCATTGCAGCAATTTCAAAGGCCATTGCTGATGAATCCACGGCATGGAATGCACCATCGAACAGGTTAATTTTAACATCAAGTAATGGGAAGCCTGCTAACACACCACGACCCATCATTTTCTTGAAGCCGGCTTCAACAGCTGGCCAGTATTCACGAGGAACACTACCACCGGTTACAGTTGATTCAAAATTGAAACCGCTGCCTGGCTCACCTGGTTCAATGATGTAGTCGATACGACCGAATTGACCAGAACCACCCGATTGTTTCTTGTGGGTGTAACTGTCTTCGATTTTTTGCGTAATAGTTTCACGGTAAGCAACCTGCGGCTCACCAACAATTACATCAACGTTATGGGTACGCTTCAGGATATCGACTTTGATATCCAAGTGTAATTCACCCATACCTTTCATAATGGTTTCACCGCTATCGTCGTCGGTTTCAACACGGAAAGAAGGATCTTCTTTAATCATTTTGCCCAGTGCGACACCGAGTTTTTCAGCGGCAGCTTTATCTTTAGGCGCAATAGCGATTGAGATAACTGGATCCGGGAATACCATTGGTTCCAATGTCGCCGGGTTTTTCGGGTCACATAAGGTGTGACCGGTCTGAACATCTTTCATACCGACGATGGCTATGATATCACCAGCATGTGCGTAATCCAGTTCGTTACGGTCATTGGCATGCATTTCCACCATACGGCCAACACGCTCTGTTTTGCCGGTGAAAGTATTAAGGATGGTATCGCCTTTTTTCAATTCGCCTGAGTAGACACGAACGAAGGTCAATGCGCCGAAACGGTCATCCATAATTTTGAATGCTAAGGCACGTAATGGGCCTTTGATATCAACGATAGCGTGTTTACCAGTTTCGTTACCTTCCAAATCAACTTCTGGTTGTGGATCAACTTCAGTTGGATCAGGCAAGTAATCAACAACAGCATCCAGCACTAACTGCATACCTTTGTTTTTGAATGAGCTACCGCAGTAAGTCGGGAAGAAATCCAATTGCAAGGTACCTTTACGGATACATCTTTTCAGATCTTCGATAGAAGGTTCTTCGCCATCTAGGTACTTACCCATCAAATCATCATCAAGCTCTACAGCCGTTTCGATCAGTTTTTCACGCCATTCTTCGATAGCATCAGCCATATCAGCTGGTGGCTCTCCAATGGTGTAATCTTCAGCATTTTTGTCATCTTTCCAGATCCATGCTTTGCGGGTCAGCAAGTCAACAACACCGGTAAATTCATCTTCGACACCGATTGGCAGAACCATAACCAGCGGGGTTGCCGCCAGAACGTCTTCAACCTGTTTTACAACACGATAGAAGTCAGCACCAATACGATCTAATTTGTTGACATAGATCAGGCGGGAAACTTCAGAGTCATTCGCATAACGCCAGTTGGTTTCTGATTGTGGTTCAACACCACCACTACCACAGAAAACACCGATACCGCCGTCAAGTACTTTCAGTGAACGGTAAACTTCGATAGTAAAGTCAACGTGGCCTGGAGTATCGATAACGTTCAGTCGGTGACCTTTCCACTCACAGGTAGTCGCCGCTGATTGGATAGTAATTCCGCGTTCGGCTTCCTGATCCATAAAGTCCATTGTGGATTCACCGTCATGGGTTTCACCAGACTTATGGATTTTGCCGGTCAGTTTAAGGATACGTTCGGTTGTGGTGGTTTTGCCCGCGTCAACGTGAGCGAAAATACCAATATTTCTGTACTTGGATAAATCGGAAGAAGCCATAATCCTGTCTCTTTTGTGTGAAAAACCGATGTTGTTACATCATCAGGGAGTTAAACCCGCAAATTCTAAACTACAATGCTTCGGGATGCATCCCGAATTGATATCAAAGCCTCTAAGTGCCCTGATAGCAGTCTTTTGAAATTTCGGATTGAATTACTACGCACTTAACGGGCGCATTTTTGCGATTTTTAGCGTAGTTTTTTCTGTAATGGCAACCATTGATGCCGATACACCACGCCCGGTGTGGCAAACACCAGAAACAAACTCAAGGTAGTGACAAAAAACTCCCACTGCTGGGGATAAATATTACCTGCATATTGCTGCTCAAAAGCGATGGAGACCAGTAGAGCTACAAAATAATATACCACTACTTCAAACAGTCTCAACCAGGCATTTTTACCATTTTTTAACGGGATAAACAGAAATAATCGTGAGTTTACCCAAGGTAAATTTGCCAGCACAAACATAATCAACAGCAGTAACCAAATCGACATTTTTAAACCTAACTAAATATTCTGGCGCAAAGCGCAAATAAACTTCCTGGAAACAGACCGAGTAACAGTACTGCTAATACGTTGCCACTCAGCAGGTACTGCATTGAGGTTGTGGCTGCAATATGGGGCTTTTCGGTGGCTGTGTCGAAGAACATCACTTTGACCACCCGCAAATAATAATACGCACCAATAACCGACATCACGACGGCAACAATTGCAACGGCGAGTAAATTAACATCGACGACTGATTTAATCACGCCTAATTTCGCATAGAAACCGGCCAGTGGTGGAATACCTGCCATGGAAAACATCAGTAACAGCATCATCAACGCATGCCAGGGATGACGTTGTCCAAGACCTTTAAAGTCTTCTATCTCTTCAGCTTCAAAGCCTTCACGACTCAGCAGCAGAATCATACCGAAACTGCCTAACGTCATCAGTGCGTAAACCAGCGTATAAAACAATGCTGCAGCATAGCCTGCCTGGGTTCCGGCCAAAACACCCAATAACAAAAAGCCAACGTGAGAAATGGTGGAATACGCCAGCATCCGTTTTAAATTGCTTTGTGCAATTGCCAGCACATTACCCAGGATGATCGATAACGCCGCCAGCATGATCAGCATATCGCGCCACACACTGAGCATATCGCCCATACCTTCCGTCAATATGCGTATCAATAACGCAAAAGCCGCTATTTTGGGTGCACTGGCCACAAATAAAGTAATGGCTGTGGGCGCCCCCTGATAGACATCCGGTAACCACATATGAAACGGTACCGCACCAAATTTAAAACCGATACCAATCACCAGAAACACAATGCCCAGACTCAGCACTGTCTGATTCAAGTCTTCAGTGTCTAAGGCTACTGCAATGGCCTGGATACCTAATTCACCAGTGACCCCGTAGATAATCGACATGCCGTAAAGCAACATGCCCGAGGCCAATGCGCCCAGGATAAAGTACTTCATTCCGGCTTCGGTAGCGGCAAATGAATCACGTTGCATTGCTACCATGGCGTACAGACAAAGCGACATCAGTTCCAAACCTAAATACAGCGTCAAAAAGTGATGTGCCGAAACCATTACCAGCATGCCCAGGGTGGCAAACAACGCCAGTACATAAAACTCGCCTTGCAATAAATTTCGGGCCTGCAAATAACTGTAGGAATAACTCAACACCAGCATATTCACCAGACAGATCGCTAGTTTAAGCACATCGCTTAGCGGGTCTTTGATATAGGTTTCCGAAAAAGTCAGGCCACCCTCGCCCATCATCCAGAAAACCGTCAAAAAGGTTACTAACAGACTCAATTGGCTTAATGCATGTACTAAATTGATTCGACGATTAACGGTAAATGCCACCACCAGCAGCACAATGCAGCACATAGCCAGCATCAGCATCTCTGGCAGGGCAAACAGCATATTTGGAACCTCAAACGCCATCTGGTGTGTCCTTTAAAGCTTTGACTGAGTGATTTGCAGCAGCAGATTATCTACTGACGCATGCATCACATTTAGTAACGGATCTGGCCAAACACCAATCACTAATACAATAACCGCCAGACTTGCCAATAGCAGCATTTCTCGTGAATTAATATCCTGTAATTTGGCGACTTCATCATTGGCGATCTCGCCAAAAAATACCCGTTTGACCATCCACAAGGTATATGCCGCCCCCAGAATTAATGTCGTGGCCGCCAGAAAGGCATACCAGAAGTTAGCCTGGAACGCTGCCAGGATCACCATAAACTCGCCGACAAACCCCGAAGTACCGGGCAATCCGGCATTAGCCATCGCAAAGAACACGGCCAGTGCGGTAAATTTCGGCATGCTGTTGGCAACACCACCATAGGCACTGATTTCACGGGTATGCATTCGGTCGTATAACACACCGACACTGAGAAACATCGCTGCGGCAATAAAGCCATGCGAAATCATCTGTACCATCGCACCTTCGATAGCCAGCACCTGACCATTACCGATGCCGATAGTGATTGCCTCATTGGCGGTAATCCGAAAGATTATAAACAAGCCCAGGGTGACAAAGCCCATATGGGCAATACTTGAATAGGCAATCAGTTTTTTCAGATCCGATTGGGCCAGCGCGACAAAACCGATATAAACAATGGCGATCAACGATAAGCCAATGACCAGCCAGTCCAGTGTCATACTGGCATCCGGGGTAATCGGCAGAGCAAAACGTAGTAGACCATAACCACCGATTTTCAGCGTGATCGCCGCCAGAATCACCGAGCCACCGGTAGGCGCTTCAACGTGTGCATCAGGTAACCAGGTATGTACTGGCCACATTGGTATTTTTACAGCAAAGGCAATTAAAAATGCCAAGAAAATCCATATTTGCTGGGTTAACGTCAAACTGACAGTGTGAAAATCCAGGATGGTAAAACTGCCAGCCTGAAATTGCAGGTATAACAGTGCAATCAGCAAAAAAACAGATCCAAAGAAAGTATAGAGGAAAAACTTGATAGTGGCATAGACCCGGTTTGGTCCACCCCAGATACCAATCACCAGAAACAATGGAATCAGCATTGCTTCAAAAAACAGATAGAACAGAATGGCATCCAGTGATGCAAACACGCCCAGCATCAAGCCTTCCATAATCAAAAAAGCAGCCATGTATTGCGCTGCCCGATCCTGAATGACCTGCCAACCGGCGATTACAACCAGAACTGTAGAAACCGTGGTCAGGATTATCAGTGGCATAGAAAAGCCATCTATGCCCAGATAATACTCGATATTAAATGTGGCAATCCATGACAAACGTTCAACAAACTGCATTTCATGACTGGTGACATCAAAGCCGATGTACAGCAAAAACGACAGCAGCATGGTCGTTAAACTGATAACTAAAGCCAGTTGGCGGGCCAAAACATGATTTTGTTTACAGAACAAAAGCAAACCGCCGCCGATAATTGGCAGCAAAATCAATATACTGAGCAGCGGGAAGTCCATCATTTAATCAGCTTGCTCCTAAACCACAAACCAGGTGAGCAACAGCCACACCCCGATAATCATTACAAAGGCGTAATGGTACAAATAACCGCTCTGCATTTTGCGCCCTACTCTCGAGATTAAGCCCACTGTTCGTGCTGCACCATTAACCACTAAACCATCAATTAACATTCGATCACCAACGCGAGAGAACAGCCAACCCAGACCTCGTGAACCACCGGCAAAAACTCTGTCATTGAATGCATCAAAGCCGTATTTGTTTTCCAGAATTTGCCATAGCCACATCAGTCGATGCTGAATTTTGGCTGGCAGATCCGGACGTTTGAGATACAAATACCAGGCGGTTACTAAACCGGCCATCGCCAGCCAGAATGGTGCTGTCATCAACCCATGAGTAATAAACCCAGCCAAACCATGATAGTTTGCTGCTGCCAGCACATCATGTTGAGGCATAACGGTTATCGCATCGTTGAAGAAATTGTCATACACTAAAGTGCCAATCAAATAGCCCGCCAATACCGATGGAATCGCTAGTAGAATCAACGGCCAGGTAACTACACTGGGGGATTCATGCGGCGGATGGCCGTGTGCATCAAAACGTTCTTTACCATGGAACACCAGAAACAAAAGCCGGAAGCTGTACAGACTGGTGACAAACACCCCAATCATCACTGCCCATAAGGCAAAACTACTACCGGGAATGGTGGACTCATGTACCGCCATAATAATGGCATCCTTAGAGAAAAACCCCGCCAACCCAGGAAAACCAATTAACGCCAGCGTACCAATCAGACTGGTCCAATAGGTGATTGGCAGATATTTTTTCAGCCCGCCCATCTGCCGAATATCCTGCTGATGATGCAAGGCCAGAATGACCGAACCGGCCGCTAGAAACAGCAATGCTTTAAAAAATGCATGGGTGAATAAATGGAAAATTGCCGCAGAATAAGCCGACACACCAAGTGCCACTGTCATATAGCCGAGCTGTGAGAGTGTCGAATAAGCGATAACTCGTTTGATATCGTTCTGAATTAAACCCAAAAAGCCCATAAACAAAGCGGTAAACGCACCAATCACCAGAATAAATGCCAATGCGGTTTCAGAGTATTCGTATAAAGGTGACATTCTTGCCACCATAAAAATACCCGCCGTGACCATTGTCGCAGCATGGATCAATGCGGATATCGGCGTTGGGCCTTCCATCGAATCCGGTAACCAGACATGCAGTGGCACCTGCGCTGATTTACCCATTGCACCGATAAATAGCAGAATGCCAATCACTGTCATTAATGACCAGGCATGATTGCCAAACAAGGTAATCGTCTGACCGGCCATAACCGGTGCCTGATTAAACACTTCCAGATAATCCAGGCTGCCGGAATACATTAATACGGCAGCAATACCCAACAGAAAGCCGAAATCCCCCACACGATTGACCAGAAATGCCTTGAGATTTGCGTAAATTGCTGTGGGCTTTTTGTACCAGAAGCCGATTAGCAGATATGACACCACCCCAACCGCTTCCCAGCCGAAAAACAGCTGCATAAAATTATTGGCCATGACCAGCATCAGCATCGAGAAGGTAAACAGCGAGATATAACTAAAAAAACGGCTGTAGCCGTCATCGTCATGCATGTAACCAATGGTATAGATATGCACCATAAGCGAAACAAAAGTCACAACTGCCATCATCATAGCGGTTAATGAATCCACCATAAAGCCGACTTCAATACTGAGACTTCCGACCTGCAACCATTGATATACCGCCTGGTTATAGGTCGCGCCATACATGACCACCAGCTTCAACACCCAGAGCGATAAAAAGAACGCAATACTGACACCGGCAATTGCAACACGATGTGACCAGTTACGGCCAATCTTCCTACCCAACAATCCAGCAATAATGCTACCGATTAATGGTGCTAAAACGATGGTCAGTAACAGTGACTGGGTCATGCCATTAACCCTTTAACCGGTTGAGAACATCAACATTGATGGTGCTGAGATTGCGGAATAATACGACCAGAATTGCCAAACCTATTGCTGCTTCGGCTGCAGCGACGGTTAGAATAAAAAATACAAACACCTGACCAGCTGCATCACCTGCGAAATACGAAAAGGCAATAAAGTTAAGATTCACCGCCAACAACATCAACTCAATGCACATCAGCAGGATAATGATGTTTTTGCGATTGAGAAAAATACCGGCAACAGACAGACTGAATAAAATAGCAGCAACAATTAGAAAGTCAGATAAA
Proteins encoded:
- a CDS encoding TonB-dependent receptor, producing MSSRPFSRLKPIVISLSLAGIVPFYALPVVAETVLSEVQQFNIPAGNLDQVLNHFGLEAGLELYLDGSLIQGQTSHGLNGQYSALEGLRTLLQGTGLTAIQQADGAYRIGSPDDIYQDNNLAGSVQLDAIDVTGKSFAFTRDEQGYNDVFDKNISNTFAGKKELERFKGSSPADMLSGMLNVYSSDARNSGGLDPNIRGIQGPGRVPVTIDGTEQAITIWRGYNGANNRSYIDPNLIGSVQVLKGPNLERDVHSGIGGAVVASTLTVDDVLKPGEVFGGELKVEGSNNAVTADVPRLSTGTPYTDIPGFTASGDIYDPTLLVEPHSGGQSYWDDYAYRLAISTRQDFFDLMGAYAYRKKGNHFSGKHEDGFYSQGSENIQENLVPNLANVYKPGDELPNTSSEMESWLAKATVKFSDNHNLKFGYRETDTTYGEIFPSRILWDKAVDDGVPQWPLSTVDSKAYNVEYQFNPENNQWVDLYASVWRTDTVSNTYTAGGYPNEPYDRETSGDHRLINTGLRNAIEKRNGLTLSNTFSLSNNLDLTLGGRYQHEQLRSDDDYDDPNLQRFFRMVPKEGRRQEKDFNFNFAWKPTSVINIDAGMRYSSFWTFDDFRKSRLDAGDTNFTRYTPITGQTIHYDYDYTLTQDDVQPAIDNFEANRAFYEMFGADVDALIQAELDKVGSTTTMSESAVWEKNSNGKYSRENHPCLNAEVEITACHNGIRQTGDVQTVQKVKHLKGDGWAPIFSAALDLPNDSRVYARHSQAYRFPSLFENTISFSASLPSPDFQLKPEHIYSYELGYVQNLTRWVAAEYADLKLSYFYNRTENVIERDPNMNFSNLEKQTIEGVEFQGRYDTGRFFTNLSLAYNFRNEVCDEHSAVMLDYLSTSDCVDDGFVGGYLVSMAMPEYTASWTLGGRFLKRKLEVGSRVTYYYKHEDKFDSNYRDPSEITYFANTPLSWDTILLFDAYASYQLNDDLNIELTGTNLTNEYYLDPMSRSAIPAPGRTVKLSLTAKF
- a CDS encoding FecR domain-containing protein, which gives rise to MFEKNLGEQPTSKQSIKQACEWMARLWADDATEKDHLACQEWRAAATENEQAWLKVQQLQQRFQVVPDPEVGSKLLRQHKSVSRRQFISYGGLGIGLGVLGTGYFTSMAINSTDYATHTGEIQNLALADGTRLFLNTTTRLDINYDQNKREILLHEGEVYIETSPNPLPLTVVSREGVLRPLGTRFTVRVMSEQVQLAVYQGRVQIQPAQSSSTNVIDSGLGADFNRFGFIKDFAADASDIAWTAHKLAVANMPLNKFVEELSRYRPGVLRASPELTSLTVTGVFSLYDTDRILKQLTEVLPVRLQTYTSYWVNILPV
- the fusA gene encoding elongation factor G; the encoded protein is MASSDLSKYRNIGIFAHVDAGKTTTTERILKLTGKIHKSGETHDGESTMDFMDQEAERGITIQSAATTCEWKGHRLNVIDTPGHVDFTIEVYRSLKVLDGGIGVFCGSGGVEPQSETNWRYANDSEVSRLIYVNKLDRIGADFYRVVKQVEDVLAATPLVMVLPIGVEDEFTGVVDLLTRKAWIWKDDKNAEDYTIGEPPADMADAIEEWREKLIETAVELDDDLMGKYLDGEEPSIEDLKRCIRKGTLQLDFFPTYCGSSFKNKGMQLVLDAVVDYLPDPTEVDPQPEVDLEGNETGKHAIVDIKGPLRALAFKIMDDRFGALTFVRVYSGELKKGDTILNTFTGKTERVGRMVEMHANDRNELDYAHAGDIIAIVGMKDVQTGHTLCDPKNPATLEPMVFPDPVISIAIAPKDKAAAEKLGVALGKMIKEDPSFRVETDDDSGETIMKGMGELHLDIKVDILKRTHNVDVIVGEPQVAYRETITQKIEDSYTHKKQSGGSGQFGRIDYIIEPGEPGSGFNFESTVTGGSVPREYWPAVEAGFKKMMGRGVLAGFPLLDVKINLFDGAFHAVDSSAMAFEIAAMGAFRQTIPKAGPQLLEPIMKVDVFCPDDNVGDVIGDLNRRRGMIKSQDAGATGVRIKAEVPLSEMFGYIGTLRTMTSGRGQFSMEFLHYLPCPRNVAEEVIKEVKEREAAAKK
- a CDS encoding DUF2818 family protein, which codes for MSIWLLLLIMFVLANLPWVNSRLFLFIPLKNGKNAWLRLFEVVVYYFVALLVSIAFEQQYAGNIYPQQWEFFVTTLSLFLVFATPGVVYRHQWLPLQKKLR
- the nuoN gene encoding NADH-quinone oxidoreductase subunit NuoN — encoded protein: MAFEVPNMLFALPEMLMLAMCCIVLLVVAFTVNRRINLVHALSQLSLLVTFLTVFWMMGEGGLTFSETYIKDPLSDVLKLAICLVNMLVLSYSYSYLQARNLLQGEFYVLALFATLGMLVMVSAHHFLTLYLGLELMSLCLYAMVAMQRDSFAATEAGMKYFILGALASGMLLYGMSIIYGVTGELGIQAIAVALDTEDLNQTVLSLGIVFLVIGIGFKFGAVPFHMWLPDVYQGAPTAITLFVASAPKIAAFALLIRILTEGMGDMLSVWRDMLIMLAALSIILGNVLAIAQSNLKRMLAYSTISHVGFLLLGVLAGTQAGYAAALFYTLVYALMTLGSFGMILLLSREGFEAEEIEDFKGLGQRHPWHALMMLLLMFSMAGIPPLAGFYAKLGVIKSVVDVNLLAVAIVAVVMSVIGAYYYLRVVKVMFFDTATEKPHIAATTSMQYLLSGNVLAVLLLGLFPGSLFALCARIFS
- a CDS encoding NADH-quinone oxidoreductase subunit M gives rise to the protein MMDFPLLSILILLPIIGGGLLLFCKQNHVLARQLALVISLTTMLLSFLLYIGFDVTSHEMQFVERLSWIATFNIEYYLGIDGFSMPLIILTTVSTVLVVIAGWQVIQDRAAQYMAAFLIMEGLMLGVFASLDAILFYLFFEAMLIPLFLVIGIWGGPNRVYATIKFFLYTFFGSVFLLIALLYLQFQAGSFTILDFHTVSLTLTQQIWIFLAFLIAFAVKIPMWPVHTWLPDAHVEAPTGGSVILAAITLKIGGYGLLRFALPITPDASMTLDWLVIGLSLIAIVYIGFVALAQSDLKKLIAYSSIAHMGFVTLGLFIIFRITANEAITIGIGNGQVLAIEGAMVQMISHGFIAAAMFLSVGVLYDRMHTREISAYGGVANSMPKFTALAVFFAMANAGLPGTSGFVGEFMVILAAFQANFWYAFLAATTLILGAAYTLWMVKRVFFGEIANDEVAKLQDINSREMLLLASLAVIVLVIGVWPDPLLNVMHASVDNLLLQITQSKL